In Pseudomonas sp. PDM14, a genomic segment contains:
- a CDS encoding PQQ-dependent sugar dehydrogenase produces MKHLHLLSVTALALACSACGEQAALNVSDGTGATPQLPEPNKTLLPTVNIAPAKGWAEGGKPTAADGTQVNAFAEGLDHPRWLYVLPNGDVLVAESNAPKGDGSFSFKGWIAGLVMSRAGAGVPSADRITLLRDTDNDGVADLRTAFLENLHSPFGMALVGNDFYIANADALVRVPYTEGETKITAAPEKVTDLPAGINHHWTKNVIASQDGSKLYVTVGSNSNVGENGLEAEEGRAAIWEVQRNNGSKRLFATGLRNPNGLAWEPQTGTLWTAVNERDEIGSDLVPDYITSVQDGGFYGWPYSYYGQHVDVRVEPQRPELVAKALVPDYALGPHTASLGIAFGQGGALPAFQNGLFVGQHGSWNRKPHSGYKVIFVPFADGKPSGPPVDVLSDFLNADGEAQGRPVDVKLDKHGALLVTDDVGNKVWRVTPKP; encoded by the coding sequence ATGAAGCACCTGCACCTGCTGTCCGTCACCGCCCTGGCGCTTGCCTGCAGCGCCTGCGGTGAACAAGCCGCGCTGAACGTCAGTGACGGCACCGGCGCCACCCCGCAACTGCCGGAGCCGAACAAGACCCTGCTGCCGACCGTGAACATCGCCCCGGCCAAGGGCTGGGCCGAAGGCGGCAAGCCGACCGCGGCGGACGGCACCCAGGTGAATGCCTTCGCCGAAGGCCTGGATCACCCGCGCTGGCTCTACGTGCTGCCCAATGGCGACGTGCTGGTGGCCGAGAGCAACGCGCCCAAGGGCGACGGCTCCTTCAGCTTCAAGGGCTGGATTGCCGGCCTGGTGATGTCGCGCGCGGGCGCTGGGGTGCCCAGCGCCGACCGCATCACCCTGCTGCGCGACACCGACAACGATGGGGTCGCCGACCTGCGCACCGCCTTCCTGGAAAACCTGCATTCGCCATTCGGCATGGCCCTGGTCGGCAACGACTTCTATATCGCCAACGCCGACGCCCTGGTGCGCGTGCCCTACACCGAGGGCGAGACGAAGATCACCGCCGCCCCGGAAAAGGTCACCGACCTGCCTGCCGGCATCAACCACCACTGGACCAAGAACGTCATCGCCAGCCAGGACGGCAGCAAGCTCTACGTCACCGTCGGCTCCAACAGCAACGTCGGCGAGAACGGCCTGGAAGCCGAGGAAGGCCGTGCGGCGATCTGGGAAGTGCAACGCAACAACGGCAGCAAACGCCTGTTTGCCACCGGCCTGCGCAACCCCAACGGCCTGGCCTGGGAGCCACAGACCGGCACGTTGTGGACCGCGGTCAACGAACGCGACGAGATCGGCAGCGACCTGGTGCCCGACTACATCACCTCGGTGCAGGACGGCGGCTTCTACGGCTGGCCCTACAGCTACTACGGTCAGCACGTCGACGTGCGCGTCGAGCCGCAACGCCCCGAGCTGGTGGCCAAGGCACTGGTGCCGGACTACGCCCTGGGCCCGCACACCGCCTCGCTGGGCATCGCCTTCGGCCAGGGCGGCGCGCTGCCGGCCTTCCAGAACGGCCTGTTCGTCGGCCAGCACGGTTCGTGGAACCGCAAGCCGCACAGCGGCTACAAGGTGATCTTCGTGCCGTTCGCCGATGGCAAACCGAGCGGCCCGCCGGTCGACGTGCTCAGCGACTTCCTCAATGCCGACGGCGAAGCCCAGGGCCGCCCGGTCGACGTCAAACTCGACAAGCACGGCGCGCTGCTGGTGACCGACGATGTCGGCAACAAGGTCTGGCGGGTAACGCCGAAGCCGTGA
- a CDS encoding MFS transporter, with protein sequence MPAVPSSAVPSARPLTRSDYKTLSLSALGGALEFYDFIIFVFFTTVLGALFFPADMPAWLRLLQTFGIFAAGYLARPLGGVVMAHFGDLLGRKRMFTLSIFLMAVPTLLIGLLPTYAQIGIWAPLALLVLRVIQGAAIGGEVPGAWVFVAEHVPARRIGYACGTLTAGLTFGILLGSLMATLINTLYTPAEVLDWAWRIPFVIGGVFGLFSVYLRRWLHETPVFAELQQRKALADEVPMKAVLRAHRPAIVLSMLLTWVLSAGIVVVILMTPSVLQSVYGFDAVTALKANSLAIVCLTIGCIIAGAVTDRFGAGRTLLIGGLLLALSSWTFYSSLKAHPDWLFPLYALTGLLVGSIGAVPYVMVNAFPPVVRFSGLSFSYNLAYAIFGGLTPMVVALLMAWDPLGPAYYVVALCGLAMTIGAYLIATKR encoded by the coding sequence ATGCCTGCCGTGCCTTCCAGCGCTGTGCCCAGCGCGCGCCCGCTGACCCGCAGCGACTACAAGACCCTGTCGCTGTCCGCCTTGGGCGGCGCCCTGGAGTTCTACGACTTCATCATTTTCGTGTTCTTCACCACCGTGCTCGGCGCGCTGTTCTTCCCGGCGGATATGCCCGCCTGGCTGCGCCTGTTGCAGACCTTCGGCATCTTCGCCGCGGGCTACCTGGCGCGACCGCTGGGCGGCGTGGTCATGGCGCACTTCGGTGACCTGCTCGGGCGCAAGCGCATGTTCACCCTGAGCATCTTCCTCATGGCCGTGCCGACGCTGTTGATCGGCCTGTTGCCGACCTACGCGCAGATCGGCATCTGGGCGCCGCTGGCACTGCTGGTGCTGCGGGTAATTCAGGGCGCGGCAATTGGTGGCGAGGTGCCGGGTGCCTGGGTATTCGTTGCCGAGCATGTGCCGGCCAGGCGTATCGGCTATGCCTGCGGCACGCTGACCGCCGGCCTGACCTTCGGCATCCTGCTCGGCTCGCTGATGGCGACGCTGATCAATACTCTCTATACCCCGGCTGAAGTGCTCGACTGGGCCTGGCGGATTCCCTTCGTGATCGGCGGCGTGTTCGGCCTGTTCTCCGTCTACCTGCGCCGCTGGCTGCACGAGACGCCGGTGTTTGCCGAGCTGCAACAACGCAAGGCACTGGCCGATGAGGTGCCGATGAAAGCCGTGCTGCGCGCGCATCGCCCGGCCATCGTGCTGTCGATGTTGCTGACCTGGGTGCTGTCGGCCGGCATCGTCGTGGTGATCCTGATGACCCCGAGCGTGTTGCAGAGCGTGTACGGTTTCGACGCCGTCACCGCGCTCAAGGCCAACAGCCTGGCCATCGTCTGCCTGACTATCGGCTGCATCATCGCCGGTGCCGTCACCGACCGCTTCGGTGCCGGGCGTACCCTGTTGATCGGCGGGTTGCTGCTGGCACTCAGCTCATGGACCTTCTACAGCAGCCTCAAGGCGCATCCGGACTGGCTGTTCCCGCTGTACGCGCTGACCGGCCTGCTGGTTGGCAGTATCGGCGCGGTGCCCTACGTGATGGTCAACGCCTTCCCACCGGTGGTGCGCTTTTCCGGGCTGTCGTTTTCCTACAACCTGGCGTACGCGATCTTCGGCGGACTGACGCCGATGGTCGTGGCGTTGTTGATGGCCTGGGATCCGCTCGGCCCGGCCTATTACGTGGTGGCGCTGTGCGGTCTGGCGATGACGATTGGGGCGTATCTGATCGCGACGAAGCGCTGA
- a CDS encoding acyl-CoA thioesterase codes for MIELEQEDPIPQGDLALQITALPRETNGFGDIYGGWLVSQMDLAGTAMASKVAGGRVATVAIDRMAFLVPVAVGAQLSFYTQALEIGRSSIQMLVEVWSDDPLSSEWRKVTEAVFVFVAIDGSGRTRPVPPRR; via the coding sequence ATGATCGAACTCGAACAGGAAGATCCGATACCGCAGGGCGATCTGGCGCTGCAGATCACGGCATTGCCACGCGAAACCAACGGTTTCGGCGATATCTACGGCGGTTGGCTGGTGTCGCAGATGGACCTGGCGGGCACGGCCATGGCCAGCAAGGTCGCGGGCGGGCGCGTGGCCACGGTGGCGATCGACCGCATGGCCTTCCTGGTGCCGGTGGCGGTGGGCGCGCAGCTGTCGTTCTACACCCAGGCCCTGGAAATCGGCCGCAGCTCGATCCAGATGCTGGTCGAGGTGTGGAGCGACGACCCGCTGTCCAGCGAATGGCGCAAGGTCACCGAAGCGGTGTTCGTCTTCGTCGCCATCGACGGCAGCGGCCGCACCCGTCCGGTACCGCCGCGCCGCTAG
- a CDS encoding D-hexose-6-phosphate mutarotase, whose product MSQTQIERVEVGELACWRVHVGDAELLVAQQGAQVLHYQRGSQPPIIWLSEQAAYQAGQSVRGGVPVCWPWFGDLQRNPAAVQAMHENPAQAPAHGGVRGLDWQLLGAEDLGAAVQLQFVFDSRNQPLPGWPHAVELTLSIRLDQALHLELRSHNLGDAPVSLSQALHSYFAVSDIRNVSVPSLDGCRYIETLEGWAEREQQDAVRFAGETDRIYLDTPQRLTLHDAGWQRCIHLDARSSRSAVVWNPWIDKAARLSQFADDAWQRMLCIETANIWDDCVTLAPGERHSLALSLSSESL is encoded by the coding sequence ATGAGCCAGACGCAGATCGAACGAGTGGAGGTGGGCGAGCTGGCCTGCTGGCGCGTGCACGTTGGCGACGCGGAGTTGCTGGTGGCCCAGCAGGGCGCGCAAGTGCTGCATTACCAGCGCGGCTCACAACCACCGATCATCTGGCTCAGCGAGCAGGCGGCCTACCAGGCCGGGCAATCGGTGCGTGGCGGCGTGCCGGTGTGCTGGCCGTGGTTCGGTGACCTGCAGCGCAACCCCGCCGCGGTGCAGGCGATGCACGAAAACCCGGCGCAGGCGCCAGCCCACGGCGGCGTGCGCGGCCTCGACTGGCAATTGCTCGGCGCCGAGGACCTGGGCGCTGCTGTGCAGCTGCAGTTCGTCTTCGACAGCCGCAACCAGCCGCTGCCGGGCTGGCCGCATGCGGTCGAGCTAACGCTGAGCATTCGTCTTGATCAGGCGCTGCACCTGGAACTACGCAGCCATAACCTCGGCGACGCTCCTGTCAGCCTGAGCCAGGCCCTGCACAGCTACTTCGCGGTCAGCGACATCCGCAACGTCAGCGTGCCGAGCCTCGATGGCTGCCGCTACATCGAGACCCTGGAAGGCTGGGCCGAGCGCGAGCAGCAGGACGCCGTGCGCTTCGCCGGGGAAACCGACCGTATCTACCTGGACACGCCGCAGCGCCTGACCCTGCACGATGCCGGCTGGCAGCGCTGCATCCACCTGGACGCACGCAGCTCCCGCTCGGCGGTGGTGTGGAACCCGTGGATCGACAAGGCCGCGCGTCTGTCGCAGTTCGCCGACGACGCCTGGCAGCGCATGCTGTGCATCGAGACGGCGAACATCTGGGATGACTGCGTGACCCTGGCGCCCGGCGAGCGCCACAGCCTGGCGCTGAGCCTGTCCAGCGAATCGCTCTGA
- a CDS encoding DUF3299 domain-containing protein has protein sequence MRPLLLFFLLLCSTLARAELAETDWLDLMPLEDQRALEAMPEISHDSPEGDGTFSNKGGLKQQERDMPAVMYSAKTVAALNGKTLRLGGYPVPLESDAKGNSTLFFLVPYPGACIHVPPPPPNQIVLVRYPKGIALDDIYAPLWVEGPLQIETVSNDLADAAYALDASAVRLVEEGDL, from the coding sequence ATGCGTCCTCTGTTGCTGTTCTTTCTGCTGCTGTGCAGCACCCTGGCTCGCGCCGAACTGGCGGAAACCGACTGGCTCGACCTGATGCCGCTGGAGGACCAGCGCGCGCTGGAGGCCATGCCGGAAATCAGCCACGACAGCCCGGAGGGCGATGGCACCTTCAGCAACAAGGGCGGCCTGAAGCAGCAGGAGCGCGACATGCCGGCGGTGATGTACTCGGCCAAGACCGTGGCCGCGCTGAATGGCAAGACGCTGCGCCTGGGCGGCTACCCGGTGCCGTTGGAGAGTGACGCCAAGGGCAACAGCACGCTGTTCTTCCTCGTCCCCTATCCGGGCGCGTGCATCCATGTGCCACCACCGCCGCCGAACCAGATCGTGCTGGTGCGCTACCCCAAGGGCATTGCCCTCGACGACATCTACGCCCCGCTGTGGGTGGAAGGCCCGCTGCAGATCGAGACGGTCAGCAACGACCTCGCCGATGCCGCCTACGCGCTGGATGCCAGCGCGGTGCGGCTGGTGGAAGAGGGCGATCTGTAG